In Equus caballus isolate H_3958 breed thoroughbred chromosome 7, TB-T2T, whole genome shotgun sequence, one DNA window encodes the following:
- the OR10N1B gene encoding olfactory receptor family 10 subfamily N member 1B (The RefSeq protein has 2 substitutions compared to this genomic sequence), whose protein sequence is MRNHTELNEFILLGIPQAEGLETVLFVIFSFIYLFTMIGNLLIFTAIVSSSALHTPMYFFLGLLSIFDVLFPSVTCPKMLFYLSGQSQAISYKGCAAQLFFHHFLGSTEGCLYSVMAYDRFVAICHPLRYMLIMRPGVCVGLVMAAWLVGCLQATILTSFTFQLTYCGPNRVDYFFCDIPAVLPLACADTSLAQKVGSANVGFLALMLWFSVCVSYTRIGIAILRIRSAKGRQKAFSTCSAHLTAILCAYGPVIIIYLQPTPNPLLGAVVQILNNVVSPMLNSLIYSLRNKEVKRSLKRVLYNVIFTALE, encoded by the coding sequence ATGAGGAATCACACAGAGCTGAATGAATTTATTCTACTGGGAATACCTCAGGCAGAGGGATTGGAGACGGTGCTCTTCgtcattttctcattcatttaccTCTTCACCATGATTGGCAATTTACTCATCTTTACAGCAATTGTTTCATCCTCTGCCCTTCACACTCCCATGTATTTCTTCTTGGgacttttatctatttttgatGTATTGTTCCCATCTGTAACCTGTCCCAAGATGCTATTCTATCTCTCTGGCCAGAGCCAAGCCATTTCTTATAAGGGATGTGCTGCACAGCtcttctttcatcattttctgGGATCTACTGAAGGCTGCCTCTATTCTGTGATGGCTTATGATCGCTTTgttgccatctgtcacccacTGAGGTATATGCTCATCATGAGACCTGGAGTCTGTGTTGGTTTGGTCATGGCAGCCtggttggtgggttgtcttcaGGCCACCATCCTGACCTCCTTTACCTTTCAGTTAACCTATTGTGGCCCCAATCGGGTAGACTACTTCTTCTGTGACATTCCTGCTGTCTTACCCCTGGCTTGTGCCGACACCTCCCTGGCCCAGAAAGTGGGTTCCGCTAACGTTGTTTTTCTGGCTTTAATGCTTTGGTTCAGTGTTTGTGTCTCCTACACACGCATTGGGATTGCCATTTTGAGAATTCGTTCAGCAAAGGGCAGGCAGAAGGCTTTCTCTACCTGCAGTGCCCACCTCACTGAAATCCTCTGTGCCTACGGACCTGTAATCATCATCTACCTGCAGCCCACACCCAACCCTTTGCTTGGTGCCGTGGtgcaaatattaaataatgtaGTCTCACCCATGCTGAACTCGTTAATCTATTCCTTAAGgaataaagaagtgaaaagatCACTAAAAAGGGTACTCTACAATGTAATATTTACTGCTCTGGAATAA